The genomic stretch CAATTAATGGTTATTTCATTGTTATAGATTCCCATAAACCACTACTAAGAATAATCCTTATATTGAGATTCTATTATAAAAGGATTTCTCCCCCAAGTATTAATTAATAATATGTTCAATGTATCAGAATAATATCACAGTAGTTTGTGAAAATGGCAAAATATCAAGAGGAGAAACTTGGTTAGGAATACCACAGAATGTCTGTCAAAACAAACCAATTATGCAATTCTTGTTAAAGGTAATTGGTGAATTGGGAAATATTGACGAATATATTACTGATTTAAAGGGAGAGGTTAATAGACTTAAAGAACAAGAAATAGCAAAGCTACAAGAACATAAAAGTAGTTTAATTAATAGTGTGGTAACAGGTAAAGTAAAGGTGTGTTAGTATCTACAGTAAATAAACATACCTCTTTATGTCAGCTCTTTATTAGAATTTCAGAAGCGGTGTGGCATAAAATTGCCGCTTATCACAATTTAGGTATTGAGGTTCCCGAAATTGGCTTAACTGCCGATTTAATTTATGAACTTACTAACTGGGGTAATATAACTGGTAAAGCAGATTGTTATATCCGTAAAGCTTTTGATGAATCTGTAAATGGAAATGATGTTGAGCTCTATATAAAAAACAACATGGGCACGTATGACCATTATGCCCTTCAAGCCAAAGTTTTAAAGAATGATAAAAAATATAAGGGTTTAGATACAGGCTATAAGACATCTAGTAAGTACCAATGGGATAAGCTTTATGATTATGCTAAGAGTAATGGTTGTCTACCATTTTATCTCCTATATAATGGAAATACAAATATTACATTCCCATATTTAAAAAAGTACTGGTTTTTTGACGAACGGCAGTTTGGATGTTCGATTGTTGAGCCTAGAGTATTTCAATATTTTTATAAAAGAAAAACCAAAACCCCAACTTATACTCAAATAACTCCTAAATATGCATACCCTTGGACTGCTTTGACCTGTTCTAAATCTTCTCGTCATAAAATGGCCTCTTCCTCACAACAGCAGAATTACAGAGCAAAATCTATAGGTGAGATTAAAAATTCTTTAAGTGGATATAAAAAAGTTGATAGCTTAGAAAACGAAAATCCATCATCTGAAACAAATTTATCTAACGAACTATATTCTTATGACACTTGGAATCCGATTGCCAAAATAATAATTGATAATACAGATTCAAGGGATGAAAGGTAGAATTGAATTTACTAAAGAAGAAGCCAAAGAAATTGAAGAATTAATAACCCTTAAACTTGAAGCAGATGGCAACGCACAAAAAGGAATTAGAGCCAAAATTAGAAGGAGGGGATTTTATGCATCAGATTTTTGTTTAAATCGAAGCTACACCGTAGCCGATTTCAGGAGTGTAGTTATTATTGGCGGCAAAGCACCTTTAGCTTCTCCTCTGCTCAAAAAAGCCAATGTTCAAAAAAAAACTAAAGGCAACCAACCAAAACAAAAGCCTACTACAGCAAAAAATAATGATGAAGCTTATATTATTGACCTCTGTGACCAAGTTTTACAGCAAACCGCTATACGACAGCATCGTTTTGATTTCCTAAAAGGCGATTCGGGTACAAAATTACCGGTAGACGCCTACTACCCTACCTTGAATTTAGTTTTAGAATATTACGAACGTCAACATTCAGAGTCGGTTCCTCATTTTGATAAGCGCATGACTGTATCGGGCATATCTAGAGGTGAGCAACGGAAACGATATGATGAGCGAAGAAAAATTGAATTGCCCAAAAATGGTTTAAAACTGATCATATTAAATTATACGGAGTTTGCCCATAATTCTGGAAAACGATTGATTCGAGATTTAAGTAATGATATAGAGGTGATAAAAAAGAAGTTAAATGGATTTCTTAGGAAAGATTAACGCTTTTAGTTTATGGAAGGAATAAATGTTAAAAACCAAGTAGAAGCGATTATAAGAAAACGATGGGAAGAATTACGAAACCCAAAGAACTTATTAAGCTTAAACAGTATTGAGAAACAAACCAATCAAGGTTATAATGGAAGACAACTATTGGAGTTGTTTCAAAACTGTGAAGACGAAGGTGCTTCTAAAGTAAGAATCCACCTAGATACTAGAAATCAACTTTTAGAGATTAGCAATAACGGTAACAAACCGTTCTCTGTTAAAGGTTACGATTCTATTTTTTACCCTGGTTTATCATCTAAAGTTTCGTCAGATTTTATAGGTAATAAAGGACTTGGTTTTCGTTCAATTATTAATTGGGCAAGTAAAATATCTATTTTAAGCAATGGGTTTGCTTTGATTTTCGATTCGGCATTAAAAAGAGACATTCTATTAAATAAAATAGGATATACTGAACAGGAACTATCAGTTATTAGAAAAGAACGAAATTTAAAGGATAATGTGTATCCTTTACCATTGTTAAACTGTTGTGAAATTGAAGATTATATCAATAGAAAAGCCTTTACAACCACTATTACTATTAACTACAAAGCAGAATATGAAGAAGGCATCAAAGAGCAGCTTAAGTCAATAAGCGAAAAAACACTTTTATTCCTTAAAAACATAGAAGCTATAGAAATTGAGGGTGACTTTTTAAGTAAAACAATTTCTGTTTCAAGGAAGAAAATCGCTGAGAATAAATTTGAAATTAATCATAATGGAAAGATATATTTTGTTATAAGTTCTGACGGTATTGTAGATGAAAGCCTTATCGAGGATAAAGACTCTAGCCAACCAAAAAAATACAGCGTTAAAATTGCCTATAATGATGATTTATCCTTTAGCGATAAAGTATTATACAACTATTTTAAAACTCAAATTCCCTTTGAGTTACCATTTGTAGCACACGCTAGTTTAGAATTGGACCAAAATAGAAATCATAGTACAAAGTCTAAAGTCAATCCATTTGTATTAAAAAAACTGTTTCAGTTGCATTTAGAATTAGTTGAAAATTTAAAACACAAACACACAAAATCCTGGTTGCCATATCAATCAATTAATAATGATGATTTAAAAGTTTATGAGCCTTATTCTATTTTAATAGATAATTATTGGGAAAAATTTAAAGTTTACCCAATCTTTTCAGGCGAGTATGTTACAGCATCAATTGCTAAAAATTTAGGAAACAGAATCGCAGAATTTATTGCGGACAATAAACTTGAACATCTTTATAGTGAGCAAATAGTATTTTGTGATTTGCCTATTACACCACAGCAATATGTGAATAAGCCAAAAAATTATAGAGAAATAATAGAACGATTGGCAGTTGCATTAACAGTAAAACAAAGAGCAAGGTTAGTAAGTCTATTATTAGAAATATATCCAAATGAAAAGTTTCAAGTTTTAATTGATGAAAAAGAAGATCCAATTAAAATAGAAGACTTTGTTTATACAGATAAAACGACGGATAATAAAGATTTACAAGTACCATTTTATTCCAACATTCGATTTTTAAATTCAGATTTATTTAGAGAGTTGATAGTTCAACTTAAATTGCAAACAGCTACACATAAGTCTAGAAGCTTAAAAGCTAAATTGGATAAGATTTCAGATGTTCACGAATTCCAGCCTCAAATAGTAAATGAGAAAATAATCAGTGAGACCAATAATTACCTTAAAAAATCGGAGGTAAATAAAAATGAAGTAATCAAAGAGTTTTATCAGAAGCTATTTTATAATTATAATTTAAGAGAAGATAATCCTGAGCTAGATTATGACGGCATAATACCTTGTTTAAATCAAACTAACGAGTTATCTGATATTAAATGCTTGGTGCTTTCTAAAGAATTTGAAATTGGACAGTTGTCATTCAATATTTTAGGAAAATTATACGATGAGTCAAATACAATTGCAACAATAGCTGATTTAGGACTACAAAATCAAGACATAAAAAAGGTTGAGACTTTTTTTAAATGGCTGGGAGCGAACCCATTTACCATTATTGAAAAACTAAATAGAGGCGTAAGTAATCAATACCTGTCTTTTTGCAAAAAAGCATATGGCCAAACTATTCGTAGTTATAACTTATATAGTATAAAAAACTTAGGTAGAATTCTTAAACAAGATTCAACAAGTATTAATCAGATTCTATGTTGGCTTTCCTTAGATGAAAGACTGATCAAAATATTTACAAATTTCACAAAGTCTTATTCTTCAGAGGAAAGGTTGAGTTTCATATATTATAATAAACAAAGAAATGTAGGTTCTTTTGAAAATCCAATTTTTTATCAATTAACAGAATTTTTCGAAATCAAGAATTATTTGATTACGAATAAAAAGCAAGAATGGTTCAATCCATTCAAAGTTGATTACGATTCTTTGCTTGCAAAGAATGAAAAACTGGATAAGTTTGAGGTTGATAGAATTCTTGTCTTTTTTGGGGCAAAAAAAGATTTCAATGATTTAGATATAAATTATTTAAAAACTAAGACACAAGAGCTTGCCAATAGAAATAACAAAAAAGGTGCACAAGTTTTTTATAAAAGATTGGTAAGCCATTATAAGGAAAATGAGGAACAAATACTAGATACTGAATTATATGCTAGAGTAGGTGATGATATTGTGGTTAAAAAGGCTAGCGAAATCTATTTTAGTGATAGAATACAACTACCAGATTCGTTAACAAGAAAATTTCCCATATTTTATTATCCGTCTCGGTCAGGTGGTTCTAGGGCTATAAAGATGTTTGGTCTTAAAGATTTAAATGCTCTAGATTTAAAAATAGAGGAAAAAACGCCAAACCATTTTATTGCAGATGCTTTCCAAAAATTTATAAAGGAAATTAAGCCCTTTATATTGGCTTTTAGATTAGATAAAATAACTAAGGAAGATGTAAAGAATGGGCAAGTTCAATTATTGAATAAATTAAAAATAGAGGTTTGTTCTAAGTTAGAATGTAGTATTGACACTGAAGTTTTTAGTATTGAACCCTATAATTATATATATAAGAATAATACCTTTTATTTTAATATCCCTAATGGTTCAACTATTGCCGATTCTAAGCAAAAAAAAATATTTAGGGATAACCTTTCGGATGTATTTTTAAAAGTCTTCGACACACTCGATGAGAAGAAAACTTTTGAGACAATAATTATGCAATCGCGAGAAGATAATATCTATGATTTAAAGAATGAACTAGCAGATGGTATACTAGAAGAAGCAAAAATACTATTAGGTGAAATAAGTGTTAGATTATCAATATGGAAGACTATTTTCAAACTTAAAAATATCAGTATTCCAAGAGATTTAAATGAAAATAACATAGAGGAATATATCATTCAACATTTCCCCTTAATTGAACCACAGTTGTTGTTTAATTCTGATGATAATTTTGAAGAACTTTCGAAGATTAGAGGGTGTTTTCAGAATTTAAATCTTGACATTGAGAGATATAATGAAATATCAGATTACAAACTGTCTTTTGATTCACTATACACAAAGGAACTTTCTACATTTTATGAGAAACATAAGAAAAAAATAAAAAATCAAGTATGGTATCATTTATCTAAAAGTACAGGAGAACTGCAAGCAAACTTTATAAAGTATTTACACCAAATAGAAACTTTATTAAATGATTTTAGCTTAGACCAAAATAAGAATAGCTATAATCTTACAAATGAAATTGTGAACCTTTTAAAGAACAAACTTGGATTTGTTGAATTCGATTTTGAAGATGATAAACACCTAGATTATGATTTGATTGAGAATAAAAATAGTAAAGAATTTAATGAAGATGAGAGGTATCAAATAAGAAAAGATGAATTATTAAATAGCCTAAGTTACTTTGAAGGTAATATCGATTATATAAAGAAAAAACTATCCGAAAAGAATATTCAAGCCATTGAAGAAAAAGAACCTCAATTTAATTTAAATCTTAATGAGGAACCAGAACTTGTGGAAGATTTTGAATTTGAAAATATTACGGAGCGTCAAGAACCACAAAATAATGGAATCTGGTTAGGTGCTACGAAAGGTTCAAGTAATGGCTTGTCAGATACAGAAAAGAAAAAATTAGGAAATAGTGTAGAGGAGGTTATTAAAAAATATTTGCTAAGTAAACCAGATTTATATTCTAAAGTGGAGCTCATAGCAAAAACCAATGAAAACGCTCACTATGACATTAAATACTTTGATAATAAAGCTAATGAGATGAAGTATATAGAAAGTAAATACTATAATGGATTTTCATTTGACTTGTCCGAACCTGAAAGAGAATTTGGCTATAAAAATGCTAAACAATATGAAATTTGGTTAGTTAACAAGCAATCCAAGATATTTGCGATTAAGGATATCAATAAGCTAGGTAAATTAAAGCCTTTAAAATACAGAGTGAAAATAAAATTAAAAGAATATGCAGTCTAAAACCAATGTAAGCTTGTAAGCTCCCTTTAAAACCGAACGAGTTATAAATAGAAAAAAATAACCCCAAATTCTTACCCCAACTTTTGCGCATGGATCCTGTCGGGTTTTTGTAGTATTTCGGCAGAAAAACGTTAAGCAAAAACACGATAAGGCGCAACCTACTTCTTGGATTTCAGTAGCCCATGTCCTCACCC from Flagellimonas oceani encodes the following:
- a CDS encoding sacsin N-terminal ATP-binding-like domain-containing protein → MEGINVKNQVEAIIRKRWEELRNPKNLLSLNSIEKQTNQGYNGRQLLELFQNCEDEGASKVRIHLDTRNQLLEISNNGNKPFSVKGYDSIFYPGLSSKVSSDFIGNKGLGFRSIINWASKISILSNGFALIFDSALKRDILLNKIGYTEQELSVIRKERNLKDNVYPLPLLNCCEIEDYINRKAFTTTITINYKAEYEEGIKEQLKSISEKTLLFLKNIEAIEIEGDFLSKTISVSRKKIAENKFEINHNGKIYFVISSDGIVDESLIEDKDSSQPKKYSVKIAYNDDLSFSDKVLYNYFKTQIPFELPFVAHASLELDQNRNHSTKSKVNPFVLKKLFQLHLELVENLKHKHTKSWLPYQSINNDDLKVYEPYSILIDNYWEKFKVYPIFSGEYVTASIAKNLGNRIAEFIADNKLEHLYSEQIVFCDLPITPQQYVNKPKNYREIIERLAVALTVKQRARLVSLLLEIYPNEKFQVLIDEKEDPIKIEDFVYTDKTTDNKDLQVPFYSNIRFLNSDLFRELIVQLKLQTATHKSRSLKAKLDKISDVHEFQPQIVNEKIISETNNYLKKSEVNKNEVIKEFYQKLFYNYNLREDNPELDYDGIIPCLNQTNELSDIKCLVLSKEFEIGQLSFNILGKLYDESNTIATIADLGLQNQDIKKVETFFKWLGANPFTIIEKLNRGVSNQYLSFCKKAYGQTIRSYNLYSIKNLGRILKQDSTSINQILCWLSLDERLIKIFTNFTKSYSSEERLSFIYYNKQRNVGSFENPIFYQLTEFFEIKNYLITNKKQEWFNPFKVDYDSLLAKNEKLDKFEVDRILVFFGAKKDFNDLDINYLKTKTQELANRNNKKGAQVFYKRLVSHYKENEEQILDTELYARVGDDIVVKKASEIYFSDRIQLPDSLTRKFPIFYYPSRSGGSRAIKMFGLKDLNALDLKIEEKTPNHFIADAFQKFIKEIKPFILAFRLDKITKEDVKNGQVQLLNKLKIEVCSKLECSIDTEVFSIEPYNYIYKNNTFYFNIPNGSTIADSKQKKIFRDNLSDVFLKVFDTLDEKKTFETIIMQSREDNIYDLKNELADGILEEAKILLGEISVRLSIWKTIFKLKNISIPRDLNENNIEEYIIQHFPLIEPQLLFNSDDNFEELSKIRGCFQNLNLDIERYNEISDYKLSFDSLYTKELSTFYEKHKKKIKNQVWYHLSKSTGELQANFIKYLHQIETLLNDFSLDQNKNSYNLTNEIVNLLKNKLGFVEFDFEDDKHLDYDLIENKNSKEFNEDERYQIRKDELLNSLSYFEGNIDYIKKKLSEKNIQAIEEKEPQFNLNLNEEPELVEDFEFENITERQEPQNNGIWLGATKGSSNGLSDTEKKKLGNSVEEVIKKYLLSKPDLYSKVELIAKTNENAHYDIKYFDNKANEMKYIESKYYNGFSFDLSEPEREFGYKNAKQYEIWLVNKQSKIFAIKDINKLGKLKPLKYRVKIKLKEYAV
- a CDS encoding DUF6615 family protein; its protein translation is MLVSTVNKHTSLCQLFIRISEAVWHKIAAYHNLGIEVPEIGLTADLIYELTNWGNITGKADCYIRKAFDESVNGNDVELYIKNNMGTYDHYALQAKVLKNDKKYKGLDTGYKTSSKYQWDKLYDYAKSNGCLPFYLLYNGNTNITFPYLKKYWFFDERQFGCSIVEPRVFQYFYKRKTKTPTYTQITPKYAYPWTALTCSKSSRHKMASSSQQQNYRAKSIGEIKNSLSGYKKVDSLENENPSSETNLSNELYSYDTWNPIAKIIIDNTDSRDER
- a CDS encoding restriction endonuclease subunit S, whose protein sequence is MYQNNITVVCENGKISRGETWLGIPQNVCQNKPIMQFLLKVIGELGNIDEYITDLKGEVNRLKEQEIAKLQEHKSSLINSVVTGKVKVC